A genomic window from Leptolyngbya sp. BL0902 includes:
- a CDS encoding acyl-CoA thioesterase, whose protein sequence is MADSAPWFEYRVVVHPHHTDYAGIVWHGTYIAWLEEARVAYLQRHNLTFADWVNAGVDLPVVDMALRYRQSLRLGDEALIQARTAPFRGVRLVWQYEVLNSATQELCLDGTVTLATVDLTSRRVLRRLPDHLQAALSSPGEGKGQGAGQV, encoded by the coding sequence ATGGCTGATTCTGCTCCCTGGTTTGAGTACCGTGTTGTTGTTCACCCCCACCACACCGACTATGCTGGCATTGTTTGGCACGGCACCTATATTGCATGGCTAGAGGAGGCACGGGTGGCCTACCTACAACGGCACAACCTCACCTTTGCCGATTGGGTCAACGCCGGGGTAGATCTGCCCGTGGTGGATATGGCCCTGCGCTATCGCCAATCCCTGCGGCTGGGGGATGAAGCCCTCATTCAGGCACGAACGGCTCCTTTTAGGGGCGTGCGCCTCGTGTGGCAATACGAAGTGCTGAATTCTGCGACCCAGGAACTCTGTTTGGATGGCACCGTTACCCTTGCCACGGTGGATCTCACCAGTCGGCGGGTGCTGCGTCGGCTGCCCGATCACCTGCAAGCGGCCCTCTCGTCACCGGGGGAAGGCAAGGGCCAAGGAGCGGGGCAGGTTTAG
- a CDS encoding bifunctional diguanylate cyclase/phosphodiesterase, which yields MVPASSPSAAMPHPPWQRWIPRLMGGFALSLGLVMMAAWHLQIPGLLQVPPGSPPMRYNTALALALAGLALLLLLHRRGQRWAWVPAGGVFAIGVLTLIQYLFKVNLGIDQWLMTDYITPALYGADGLHSGRIIEPVEQFFVLVDRPIPGRPSPNLAFSFTLAGIALLLAGVPRRWQRWPWKTPATPDLPPDRALGLAGFLSFGVLAMGIIGLLGYLAQIGDDHTWRYLTGISIPTAAGLLGLGLGLLAHALARHRELETPCWCAGGAGFGMLMASVFLWNALRSWGHQVGAQIPALANEVDAAIEPVANLMLIQGMLLAIVITGLVWVDRRLRSRSRVIQRLNAQQAATTSALESILESTADGILVLDSTMHLTHWNQRFLKMWGIPAALAEEVRSGSGIPNFYPVVLDQLQDPDQFLRATQAMMANLEQKTMDVVQLKDGQIFERHARPQWQDGQAVAKVLSYRDVTEQRRAEAVLRESEERYRSLVTALAEGIVLQGADGVVQASNERAEEILGLNMGQLQGLTSIDPRWRSIHEDGSPMPGEDHPAMVALRTGQPCRNVVMGVHKPSGELTWISINSQPMFRPGEDKPYAVVTSFADITDRKHIEEMLFYEKELAQVTLHSIGDAVITTDVEGRVQYINPVAEELTGWSQGEAQGQPLGEIFQLLLDETREPVENPVFQALRENQIVGLNGDTFLVSRRGREIAIDDSAGPIRNRQGQTVGAVMVFHDVTHARQLTRQIFWQAMHDPLTGLVNRRAFEHRLEQAIQSTQVESGTHVLCYLDLDRFKIVNDTCGHKVGDELLRQITALMQAHIRKTDTLARLGGDEFGVLLQQCDLDQGLRVADALRETVQDFRFTWDNHVFTIGASIGVVPITPQVEDLESLLMYADAACYAAKNTGRNRVHLFQPDDQTLAQQQGEIRWATRITQALENDQFCLFAQPIRPTQPSYPAMDHAEILIRLLDNDGTIIPPMAFIPAAERYDLIGKIDRWVVNTLFQHWHQVQPAAGQPPIQYAINLSGHSLTDDRMVDFLKQQFEEYGVPPHLVCFEITETAAIANLIQASQFIQQLRSLGCHFALDDFGSGMSSFTYLKHLPVNYLKIDGSFVKDMVSDAIDSAMVEAISRISQAMGLQTVAEYVENDAILQRITALGVNFAQGYGIAKPAPLLGPCLPPVTRGPLAGDRAADAAPADW from the coding sequence CTGGCAGCGGTGGATTCCCCGGTTGATGGGCGGGTTTGCCCTAAGTCTGGGCTTGGTGATGATGGCCGCATGGCATTTGCAGATACCGGGGCTGCTTCAGGTGCCGCCCGGTTCGCCCCCCATGCGCTACAACACGGCCCTGGCCTTGGCCTTGGCGGGGTTGGCGCTGCTGCTGTTGCTGCATCGGCGGGGGCAACGGTGGGCTTGGGTGCCCGCTGGCGGGGTGTTCGCCATTGGTGTCCTCACCCTGATTCAGTACCTCTTTAAGGTGAATCTGGGGATTGACCAATGGCTGATGACTGACTACATCACCCCCGCCCTGTACGGGGCTGATGGGCTGCACTCAGGGCGCATCATCGAACCCGTGGAGCAGTTTTTTGTGTTGGTGGATCGGCCCATTCCCGGTCGTCCGTCGCCCAACCTCGCCTTCAGCTTTACCCTGGCGGGGATAGCCCTGTTGCTGGCGGGGGTGCCCCGACGTTGGCAGCGGTGGCCCTGGAAAACCCCTGCTACCCCAGATCTGCCACCGGATCGCGCCCTAGGTTTAGCGGGTTTCCTATCCTTTGGGGTGCTGGCTATGGGGATAATCGGGCTGCTGGGCTACTTGGCTCAGATTGGCGACGACCACACCTGGCGCTACCTCACCGGGATTTCCATTCCCACGGCGGCGGGGCTGTTGGGGCTGGGGCTGGGGTTGCTGGCCCATGCCCTAGCGCGGCACCGGGAGTTGGAAACACCCTGCTGGTGTGCGGGGGGCGCAGGTTTTGGGATGTTGATGGCCAGCGTGTTTTTGTGGAATGCCCTTAGAAGTTGGGGGCATCAGGTCGGTGCTCAAATCCCGGCCCTGGCCAATGAGGTGGATGCGGCCATTGAACCAGTGGCTAACCTCATGCTGATTCAGGGGATGTTGCTGGCCATCGTCATCACGGGCTTGGTGTGGGTGGATCGGCGGTTGAGGTCACGCAGTCGAGTGATTCAACGGTTAAATGCTCAGCAGGCGGCTACGACTTCGGCCCTGGAGTCCATCTTAGAATCCACCGCCGACGGCATTTTGGTGCTGGATTCAACCATGCATCTGACCCACTGGAACCAGCGCTTCCTCAAGATGTGGGGTATTCCTGCGGCCTTGGCAGAGGAGGTGCGTAGCGGTAGTGGAATCCCCAATTTCTATCCCGTTGTGCTCGATCAACTCCAGGATCCCGACCAATTCCTGCGGGCCACCCAGGCAATGATGGCCAACCTGGAGCAAAAAACGATGGATGTGGTGCAGCTCAAAGATGGGCAAATTTTTGAGCGCCACGCCCGCCCCCAGTGGCAGGATGGCCAAGCGGTGGCTAAGGTGCTGAGCTATCGAGATGTGACGGAACAACGTCGGGCCGAGGCGGTGCTGAGGGAAAGCGAGGAGCGCTATCGATCCCTGGTCACAGCCCTGGCGGAGGGGATTGTGTTGCAGGGTGCCGATGGCGTGGTGCAGGCCAGCAATGAACGGGCCGAAGAAATTCTGGGTCTGAACATGGGCCAATTGCAGGGGCTCACCTCGATTGATCCCCGTTGGCGTAGCATCCACGAAGATGGATCGCCCATGCCGGGGGAAGACCACCCCGCCATGGTGGCCCTGCGAACCGGACAGCCCTGCCGCAATGTGGTGATGGGGGTGCATAAGCCCAGCGGTGAACTCACCTGGATTTCCATTAATTCCCAGCCCATGTTCCGCCCTGGGGAGGATAAGCCCTACGCCGTAGTTACCTCTTTTGCCGATATCACCGACCGCAAGCACATCGAAGAAATGCTGTTCTACGAAAAGGAACTGGCCCAGGTGACGCTGCATTCCATTGGCGATGCGGTGATTACGACGGATGTGGAGGGGCGGGTGCAGTATATCAACCCCGTGGCGGAGGAACTGACGGGCTGGAGCCAAGGGGAAGCACAGGGCCAACCCCTCGGTGAGATTTTTCAGTTGCTTTTGGACGAAACCCGTGAACCTGTTGAAAATCCGGTGTTCCAAGCCCTGCGGGAAAACCAGATCGTTGGCTTAAATGGCGATACCTTTTTGGTGTCTCGCAGGGGTCGCGAAATTGCCATTGATGACTCCGCTGGGCCAATTCGCAATCGCCAGGGGCAAACCGTGGGGGCGGTGATGGTGTTCCACGATGTCACTCATGCCCGCCAGCTCACCCGCCAGATATTTTGGCAGGCCATGCACGATCCCCTCACCGGGCTGGTCAACCGTCGCGCCTTCGAGCACCGCCTAGAGCAGGCCATCCAAAGCACTCAGGTGGAATCTGGCACCCATGTGCTCTGCTATCTCGACCTTGACCGCTTCAAGATTGTCAACGACACCTGTGGCCACAAAGTAGGAGACGAACTGCTGCGCCAAATCACTGCCCTGATGCAAGCCCACATTCGCAAAACCGACACCCTAGCCCGCCTAGGAGGAGATGAATTTGGCGTCTTACTCCAGCAGTGCGACCTTGACCAAGGGCTGCGGGTGGCGGATGCCCTGCGGGAAACGGTGCAGGATTTTCGCTTCACCTGGGATAACCATGTCTTCACCATTGGGGCCAGCATTGGGGTAGTGCCGATTACGCCCCAGGTGGAGGATTTAGAATCCCTGCTGATGTATGCCGATGCCGCCTGCTATGCCGCCAAAAATACAGGCCGTAACCGCGTCCATCTCTTCCAGCCCGACGACCAAACCCTGGCCCAGCAGCAAGGGGAAATTCGCTGGGCCACCCGCATCACCCAAGCCCTTGAGAACGATCAATTTTGCCTATTTGCCCAGCCCATCCGGCCCACCCAGCCCAGCTACCCCGCCATGGATCATGCCGAAATCTTGATCCGCCTGCTCGACAACGACGGCACCATCATTCCACCCATGGCCTTCATCCCCGCCGCCGAGCGCTACGACCTGATTGGCAAAATTGACCGCTGGGTGGTGAACACCCTGTTTCAACACTGGCACCAGGTACAGCCCGCCGCTGGACAGCCCCCCATTCAATACGCCATCAACCTATCGGGCCACAGCCTCACCGACGACCGCATGGTGGATTTTCTCAAGCAGCAGTTTGAGGAATACGGGGTGCCGCCCCACCTGGTCTGTTTTGAAATTACCGAAACCGCCGCCATTGCCAACCTGATCCAAGCCAGCCAGTTTATCCAGCAGCTTAGATCCTTGGGCTGTCACTTCGCGCTAGATGATTTCGGCAGCGGCATGTCCTCCTTCACCTACCTAAAACACTTGCCCGTCAACTACCTCAAAATTGATGGCAGTTTTGTCAAAGATATGGTGAGCGACGCCATCGATAGCGCCATGGTGGAAGCCATTAGCCGCATTAGTCAGGCCATGGGGCTGCAAACCGTGGCGGAATATGTGGAAAATGACGCCATCCTCCAGCGCATCACCGCCCTAGGGGTCAACTTTGCCCAGGGCTACGGCATCGCTAAACCTGCCCCGCTCCTTGGCCCTTGCCTTCCCCCGGTGACGAGAGGGCCGCTTGCAGGTGATCGGGCAGCCGACGCAGCACCCGCCGACTGGTGA